CTGAAGACTTGAATCAGAGCCTTATTATGATTATCGGTAAAATCTTCAAAATAGGTGACTGTTGTACCATCACAGCGTTGAAGAACATTAAAAGATGGGAAGTCTTGCTGAACGAAACACTGCTGTTCCTCTTCTTCTTTACTTGTATATTCTTTTTTTCTTTCTTTATCTTTTTCTTTTTTATCCCTAGACTCTTTCTCTCTTTCTCTTTCCTTCTTATCCCTAGACTCTTTATTCTTTTCACTCTTACTCATATACTCTCCCTCCTTTCGCAAGTTATTTACCAAATTTCATTGGTATATAGTATAAGTATGAATTTATAACTAACCTGAGATGGACAAACATCTATTTAAGTATAAATAATAGAAAATGGATAAATGTGAAAGTATGTCCATTTTCTTGACATACTTCTAAAAGTGACCAAAGCAGCCATCGAAACGACTAAAACCACCGACAAAGCGACTATACCAACTCTAGAAACGACTAAAACGCCGCTCCAACAATTCTTTAACCCCACAACATTTCAAAAGAAACTCTAAATAATTATCTGAATTAACTTGCAATTGGTATTACTACAATATATACTGACGTTAGAAAAGTGTTATACGAGTTAGTGTAGGTGCATACGATAATCGAAGGGGGGAATCTAGTTTGACGAGTATTCTTAATACTGCCGATGATGAACGATTAGCGGATTTTATGGCTCGAATTAAAGCGGATGAGAAAATAGAAGCCGATGACTGGATGCCGGATGAGTACAGATTGACGTTAATCAAGTTAATTTCCATGCATGGGATGAGTGAAATCATGGGGGCGCTTCCGGAAAAGGAATGGGTACCTAGAGCACCATCACTTATTCGGAAGTTAGGGATTATGGCAAAAGTTCAGGATGAAATGGGTCATGGTCAATTGCTGCTTCGAGTAACAGAAGATCTTCTCGCGCCCTATGGTAAAAATCGCGGAGATTTAATGCAGGATTTGTTTAACGGCGATTTAAAGTTTCATAATGTATTTCATATGGAAACAAAAACATGGGCGGATGCAGGGATTATCGGCTGGCTCGTGGACGGTGCAGCAATTATTACACAAACGGATATGCTGAGAGCTTCTTACGGACCGTACGCGAGGGCTTTGAAGCGTATTTGCGCTGAGGAAGTATTTCATGCACAACATGGGGAATCTATCATTCTCGCATTAGTAGAAGGGACTGCCGAGCAGAAAGAAATGATTCAAGAAGCCTTGAATCGCTGGTGGGAAGCATTATTAATGTTTTTTGGACCTGCGAGTAAAGAAACGACTGGCTCATCTAAACAAGATTTAACGATTAAATATAAAATACGCACCAAGACAAATGAAGAGTTCAGACAACTATTTTTCGATAAATACATCCCTCGAATTTTATCGCTTGGATTGACGATTCCAGATCCAACGATTCATTTTGACGTGAAAACTAACTTGTGGTCCTATCAACAACCTGATTGGAGCGAGTTTCTGAAAATAATCCGAAATAATGGACCTCGGTCCCGGGCCAGGCTCAATTTGCGTCGCACTTCTTATGAAAATAATGCGTGGGTGCGTGATGCGCTGAGAGCAACCGTCAGTTAACGAAAGGAGACAATCATAAATGGCTGAAGAGCAATCATTTTATCAGGAGTATGAAATCTTTAGCAAACGGACACATAGTTCACCGTTCCAATACCAGTTTAGCTTACTCGCGCCTAATGAAGATATGGCACTCGTTTTGGCACAAGAGAATTTTATGAGACGTGAAGCGGTCGTGGATATTTGGATTGTAAACCGAAAACACATCAGAAAAATGAATACCGATGAAAAATTATCACTCAGCCGTTTGGATAATAAAGATTACCGCATGACGAAAGGTTATGGCTATTTAAGAAAAAAGTGGCGTAAGTATGAACAAGAAATATTAGATGAAAAAGAAATACTGTCATGGGGAGGGAAAAGAAAATGAATAACGCTGAAACCATCATGAGTGCTGATTATAAAGAAGCATTAACGAGTCTTTTATTTCAGCTCGCTGACGATGATTTGATGTACGCTTTCCGCGGTTCAGAATGGCTTGGCCTTGCCCCGCATATAGAAGAAGATGTTGCTTCCTCCTCGATCAGTCAAGACAGCATGGGGCATGCAGCGATGTATTATCAACTGCTTGAAGAATTAGGCGCGGGAAATGCTGATGATTTAGCCCATTCACGCCCGTCGTGTGAAAGAAGAAACAGTATTTTAACTGAGCGTGTGAATGGTGAAGGCGTTTATATGGAAACTCCTTTATATGACTGGGCTTATGCTGTTGTAAGAAGTTATTTTTACACGCAAGCAAAAAAAGTGAAAGTCGATTCGCTTTGTAAAAGTTCATATGCGCCGCTTGCAGAAGTAGCGATAAAAGTGAGAATGGAACTTTATTATCACAGGCTTCACTGGGAAACATGGTTTAAACAGCTAATGGATTCAACGGATGTTGCAAAAACGAAGATGAATGATGCCATGACACTTGTTATGAATGACTTTGGGGATATGTTTTCATTCGGAACTACTAAACAATTAATTGAAAGACATAGTTTAATCGAATCCGAAGAGGTATTGCTAAAAAACTGGTCGGAAAGCCTTGAACCTATTTTTACTGCACTTCAAATGACTGTACCCGCAGTTCCAATCCCAAAGAAAAATGGTCGAAACGGAGAGCACACGAAAGATTTGGATCAAGCCCTTCGAACACTTTCGGAAGTATATATGATTGACCCTGTAGCGGTTTGGTGATCGGTATATGAAATGAGGCGGTTTTTATGGAAACTTCGATTAATATTTCAACCGAACGAGTTTTTGAAGTACTCATGCAAGTTAAAGACCCTGAAATTGATTCAGTCAGTATCGTTGACCTTGGAATGGTAGAAGAAGTCACGACGGATGGAAATCACGTTAAAGTTGTTTTACTTCCGACGTTTTTAGGTTGTCCTGCACTCGAAATTATTAAAAAGAATACATTGAATGCAGTGAAAGAACTATCGGAAGTGGGAAATGTAGAAGTTGAATTTGTTTTTAACCCACCATGGACGTCGGACCGTATTACGGCGCAAGGTCATGTGAATTTACGAGAATTTGGAATTTCGCCACCCCCAAGGCACTTCGAAGAAGATGGGTCATGGCATGTGGATTGTGCCTATTGCGGATCGACTTATGTGTCGATGGAAAATATTTTTGGACCTACCGCATGCAGAAGCATCCTCTATTGCAAGTCTTGTAAAAACGTTTTCGAGGCAATGAAACCTGTGTCTACACTAATGTGAGGAGAGATAAAATGGCTAAATTGATCGCGTTGTATAAACACCCTGAAAACAAAGAGGCATTTGACGAGCATTATTTCAATGTTCATGGTCCGTTAACAGAGAAAATTCCTGGGCTTCGTGAAATGAAAGTTACAAAAATGACGGGGTCTCCAATGGGCGGAGAGGGAAAATACTACCTGATGTGCGAAATGTTTTATGACGATATGGATGCACTTCAAAGCGGTATGCGTTCCCCGGAAGGAAAAGCATCAGGCAAAGACGTAATGGGATTTGCAGGTGATCTTGTCACGTTCATGATCGGTGAAGATGTAAAATGAATGAGTTTGAGTACATTGAAACTTCTATAGTCGATAATTTGGCAGTAATCGAACTCAATCGACCGCGGCAATTAAATTCATTGAACCGAAAAATGGTTAGCGAAATTGTCACAGCAATGGAAGGCTATGACCGTGATCATCATGTCCGAGTTATCGTGTTAAC
This genomic window from Sporosarcina sp. Marseille-Q4063 contains:
- the paaD gene encoding 1,2-phenylacetyl-CoA epoxidase subunit PaaD yields the protein METSINISTERVFEVLMQVKDPEIDSVSIVDLGMVEEVTTDGNHVKVVLLPTFLGCPALEIIKKNTLNAVKELSEVGNVEVEFVFNPPWTSDRITAQGHVNLREFGISPPPRHFEEDGSWHVDCAYCGSTYVSMENIFGPTACRSILYCKSCKNVFEAMKPVSTLM
- a CDS encoding EthD family reductase gives rise to the protein MAKLIALYKHPENKEAFDEHYFNVHGPLTEKIPGLREMKVTKMTGSPMGGEGKYYLMCEMFYDDMDALQSGMRSPEGKASGKDVMGFAGDLVTFMIGEDVK
- the paaA gene encoding 1,2-phenylacetyl-CoA epoxidase subunit PaaA gives rise to the protein MARIKADEKIEADDWMPDEYRLTLIKLISMHGMSEIMGALPEKEWVPRAPSLIRKLGIMAKVQDEMGHGQLLLRVTEDLLAPYGKNRGDLMQDLFNGDLKFHNVFHMETKTWADAGIIGWLVDGAAIITQTDMLRASYGPYARALKRICAEEVFHAQHGESIILALVEGTAEQKEMIQEALNRWWEALLMFFGPASKETTGSSKQDLTIKYKIRTKTNEEFRQLFFDKYIPRILSLGLTIPDPTIHFDVKTNLWSYQQPDWSEFLKIIRNNGPRSRARLNLRRTSYENNAWVRDALRATVS
- the paaB gene encoding 1,2-phenylacetyl-CoA epoxidase subunit PaaB — its product is MAEEQSFYQEYEIFSKRTHSSPFQYQFSLLAPNEDMALVLAQENFMRREAVVDIWIVNRKHIRKMNTDEKLSLSRLDNKDYRMTKGYGYLRKKWRKYEQEILDEKEILSWGGKRK
- the paaC gene encoding 1,2-phenylacetyl-CoA epoxidase subunit PaaC translates to MNNAETIMSADYKEALTSLLFQLADDDLMYAFRGSEWLGLAPHIEEDVASSSISQDSMGHAAMYYQLLEELGAGNADDLAHSRPSCERRNSILTERVNGEGVYMETPLYDWAYAVVRSYFYTQAKKVKVDSLCKSSYAPLAEVAIKVRMELYYHRLHWETWFKQLMDSTDVAKTKMNDAMTLVMNDFGDMFSFGTTKQLIERHSLIESEEVLLKNWSESLEPIFTALQMTVPAVPIPKKNGRNGEHTKDLDQALRTLSEVYMIDPVAVW